One window of the Chryseobacterium sp. CY350 genome contains the following:
- a CDS encoding endonuclease V, which translates to MIYAFDTYYYENFARTVCIAFTEWSSEKETEIFSENTEIVSDYESGAFYKRELPCILSLLSKINLQENDIIIVDGFVSLDNEGKMGLGSYLFDALDQKIPIIGIAKNNYSAADEKRRTIFRGESKILTAVGIDVDEIKSKVEQMHGLYRIPTLLKKLDQLTRD; encoded by the coding sequence ATGATCTACGCTTTTGATACTTATTATTACGAAAATTTTGCCAGAACAGTTTGCATAGCTTTCACCGAATGGTCTTCTGAAAAAGAAACTGAAATCTTTAGTGAAAACACAGAGATTGTTTCGGATTATGAAAGTGGAGCTTTTTATAAGCGGGAACTTCCGTGTATTTTGAGCCTTTTGTCAAAAATTAATTTACAAGAGAATGATATAATTATTGTAGATGGTTTTGTTTCTTTAGATAACGAAGGAAAAATGGGATTAGGAAGCTATCTTTTTGATGCTTTAGATCAAAAAATTCCAATTATAGGGATTGCAAAGAATAATTACTCGGCCGCTGACGAAAAGAGAAGAACGATTTTTCGTGGTGAAAGTAAAATTTTAACTGCGGTCGGAATTGACGTTGATGAAATCAAAAGCAAAGTCGAACAGATGCATGGTTTATATAGAATTCCTACACTTTTGAAAAAGCTTGATCAACTGACAAGAGATTAA
- a CDS encoding M28 family metallopeptidase — translation MKKVLIPIFSAVILASCGSSKVVSNEQNTSTKANSINSNDDEGFQSAYQNIKLEDLKKNLYVIAADDMQGRDTGSPGQKKAGAYMINYYKNLGISYPKSLGSYYQKVPADYMKQRGGGSLPDSENILAYIEGSEKPEEIVVVSAHYDHVGTKNGVVYNGADDDGSGTVAVMEIAKAFQSAKKAGKGPKRSILFLHVTGEEHGLFGSEYYSDNPVFPLANTVVDLNIDMIGRDDAENRGKNYVYVIGSEMLSSELKVINEAANKKTVNLELNYKYDDPKDPDRLYYRSDHYNFAKNNIPVAFYFDGIHEDYHKPTDDVEKIDYSMLQKRTQLVFTTAWEIANREARIVVDKK, via the coding sequence ATACTTCTACAAAAGCCAATTCAATCAACTCTAACGATGATGAAGGTTTTCAATCTGCCTATCAAAATATTAAACTTGAAGATTTAAAGAAAAATCTTTATGTAATTGCAGCAGATGATATGCAGGGTCGCGATACCGGAAGTCCCGGACAAAAGAAGGCGGGAGCATATATGATCAATTATTACAAAAACCTGGGGATTTCTTACCCAAAAAGTTTAGGCTCATATTATCAGAAAGTTCCTGCTGATTACATGAAGCAGCGGGGAGGCGGAAGTTTACCCGATTCAGAAAATATTTTAGCATATATAGAAGGAAGTGAAAAACCTGAAGAAATTGTAGTCGTTTCTGCTCATTATGACCATGTAGGAACAAAAAATGGCGTTGTATACAACGGTGCAGATGATGATGGAAGCGGTACGGTAGCTGTAATGGAAATCGCTAAAGCTTTTCAAAGTGCTAAAAAAGCAGGAAAAGGCCCAAAAAGATCAATTCTTTTTCTTCATGTAACTGGCGAAGAACACGGACTTTTCGGGTCTGAATATTATTCTGATAATCCGGTTTTTCCTTTAGCGAATACTGTTGTTGATCTTAATATTGATATGATTGGCCGAGATGATGCAGAAAACAGAGGTAAAAATTACGTTTACGTCATCGGATCTGAAATGCTAAGTTCTGAGCTGAAAGTAATTAACGAAGCTGCGAACAAAAAAACGGTAAATTTAGAACTCAATTATAAATATGATGATCCTAAAGATCCCGACAGGTTGTATTACAGATCAGACCACTATAATTTTGCTAAAAACAATATTCCTGTTGCATTCTATTTTGATGGAATTCACGAAGATTATCATAAACCAACAGATGATGTTGAAAAAATAGATTACAGCATGTTGCAGAAAAGGACACAGCTGGTGTTTACAACTGCATGGGAAATTGCTAACAGGGAAGCAAGAATTGTGGTTGATAAAAAATAA
- a CDS encoding VOC family protein, protein MKQKIKSIRPFIGAKNFDESRSFYRDLGFEEVVLESKLSVLKNQEIAFYLQDYYAKEWIENTMIFVEVESADSYYEELQALNLLEKYKNTKLTPVRTMDWGKECFVHDPSGVLWHFGEFFNR, encoded by the coding sequence ATGAAGCAAAAAATAAAATCAATTCGTCCTTTTATCGGTGCCAAAAATTTTGACGAAAGCCGATCATTTTACAGAGATTTAGGGTTTGAAGAAGTAGTTCTGGAAAGTAAATTATCGGTTCTTAAAAATCAGGAAATCGCCTTCTATCTTCAGGATTATTATGCGAAAGAATGGATAGAAAACACCATGATTTTTGTAGAAGTAGAAAGTGCAGATTCATACTATGAAGAACTACAGGCTTTAAATCTGCTAGAAAAATACAAAAACACAAAATTAACACCTGTGCGTACCATGGATTGGGGAAAGGAGTGTTTTGTACATGATCCTTCAGGAGTTCTGTGGCATTTTGGTGAATTTTTCAATAGATAA